The bacterium DNA segment AGAAATAATCATAGTAGATGACGGTTCTACTGATAATACATCTAAGTTAGTTGAAAAGTTCACCGATAAACGAATTATTTATCTATATCAAGATAATAAAGGTGTATCTTCTGCAAGGAATAAAGGAATCTTAAAAACAAAAGGTGAATATATTTCTTTTCTTGATTCCGATGATA contains these protein-coding regions:
- a CDS encoding glycosyltransferase family 2 protein; protein product: MEKEEPLISVIVPTYNRAHFLKEAIESVLAQTYKNLEIIIVDDGSTDNTSKLVEKFTDKRIIYLYQDNKGVSSARNKGILKTKGEYISFLDSDD